In Pyrus communis chromosome 1, drPyrComm1.1, whole genome shotgun sequence, the following are encoded in one genomic region:
- the LOC137742449 gene encoding protein phosphatase 2C and cyclic nucleotide-binding/kinase domain-containing protein-like isoform X1, translated as MGCVYSRVCIGELCTPRVPKLKESQDVRSTEIPVFSPTSSNGEVGELRDQFNQTGLTGDAEMGITRLRRVSSQFLPPNGSRTVKVPSGNFEMRYSYLSQRGYYPDALDKANQDSFCIHTPFGTNPDDHFFGVFDGHGEFGAQCSQFVKRKLCENLLRNNKFQVDAVEACHSAFIATNSQLHADILDDSMSGTTAITVLVRGRTICIANSGDSRAVIAERKGDDIVAVDLSIDQTPFRVDELKRVKLCGARVLTLDQIEGLKNPDVQCWGTEESDDGDPPRLWVPNGMYPGTAFTRSLGDSIAETIGVVANPEIVVLELTQNNPFFVLASDGVFEFLSSQAVVDMVAKFKDPRDACAAIVAESYKLWLQYETRTDDITVIVVHVSGLTDMSIGQSVSPAGALRPPVPQVVEVTGCESPSPSGWNSRNQRTRHDLSKARLRAIESSLENGQIWVPPSPSHRKTWEEEAHIERALHDHFLFRKLTDSQCQVLLDCMERVEFQPGDVVVRQGGEGDCFYVVGSGEFEVLATQEEKNGEVPRVLQHYTADKLSSFGELALMHNKPLQASVRAVTSGTLWALKREDFRGILTSEFSNLSYLKLLRSVDLLSRLTILQLSHIADSLSEVSFSEGQTIVSESERLVGLYIIQKGKVRITFDANSVSSPVVRSLKSDYQKKDDHPQSSKELSVEKTEGSCFGEWALLGEHIDLFTAVAVGDVTCAVLTKENFDSVIGPLTKLSQDDRKSRDYSSDVPKGSAKNVDISALTKVQLSDLDWRTILYSTDCSEIGLVCLRDSEKLLSLKRFSKQKVRRMGKEAQVLREKDLIKSMSSSACVPQFLCTCVDQTHAGILYNTCLACPLASILRTPLDEPSAKFCAASLVAGLADLHKNDVLYRGLSPDVLMLDQTGYLQLVDFRFGKKLSGERTYTICGMVDFLAPEVVQGKGHGFPADWWALGVLIYFMLQGEMPFGSWRQSELDTFAKIAKGQLTLPQTFSPEVVDLITKLLEVDENTRLGSQGYESVKRHPWFDGIDWEGIKDSSLPVPHEITSRITQHLGSHSEDCSVPLASPSRNGEELDTPEWFDDW; from the exons atGGGTTGTGTGTATTCGAGAGTTTGCATTGGAGAGCTTTGTACTCCAAGAGTTCCGAAATTGAAAGAGAGTCAGGATGTGAGGAGCACTGAGATCCCAGTGTTCTCTCCTACTTCCTCCAATGGAGAAGTAGGTGAGCTCAGAGACCAATTCAACCAGACTGGCTTAACTGGGGATGCTGAGATGGGTATAACTAGGCTCCGTAGGGTTTCATCACAGTTTCTGCCCCCCAATGGGTCAAGAACTGTCAAGGTCCCTTCAGGAAACTTTGAAATGCGGTATTCGTATTTGTCTCAGAGAGGTTATTACCCTGATGCTCTTGATAAGGCTAACCAAGATAGCTTTTGCATCCACACACCATTTGGGACAAACCCGGATGATCATTTCTTCGGGGTCTTTGATGGTCATGGAGAATTCGGAGCTCAGTGTTCGCAGTTTGTGAAAAGAAAGTTGTGTGAGAATTTGCTTAGGAATAATAAATTTCAAGTGGATGCTGTTGAAGCATGCCATTCTGCATTTATCGCAACCAATTCTCAGTTGCACGCTGATATTTTGGATGATAGCATGAGCGGGACAACTGCAATTACGGTTTTGGTTCGAGGCAGGACGATATGCATTGCGAATTCGGGTGATTCAAGGGCTGTTATAGCAGAGAGGAAAGGGGATGACATTGTAGCTGTGGACCTTTCAATTGATCAAACCCCATTTAGAGTGGACGAGCTCAAAAGGGTTAAGCTTTGTGGTGCAAGAGTTCTTACATTGGATCAAATTGAAGGGCTGAAGAATCCAGATGTGCAGTGTTGGGGAACCGAAGAAAGCGATGATGGTGATCCGCCTAGATTGTGGGTGCCAAATGGAATGTATCCTGGGACAGCTTTTACAAGGAGTCTTGGTGATTCAATTGCTGAGACAATTGGGGTTGTTGCGAACCCTGAAATCGTGGTTTTAGAGCTTACACAGAATAATCCTTTCTTTGTTCTTGCTAGTGATGGAGTTTTTGAGTTCCTTTCTAGCCAAGCTGTGGTGGATATG GTTGCAAAATTTAAAGATCCCCGTGATGCTTGTGCTGCAATTGTAGCTGAATCGTATAAACTCTGGCTGCAGTATGAAACTCGTACAGATGATATTACAGTGATCGTTGTGCATGTAAGTGGGCTGACTGAT ATGTCCATTGGTCAATCAGTAAGCCCTGCTGGTGCTTTACGACCACCTGTTCCTCAAGTTGTAGAGGTTACAGGATGTGAATCTCCTTCACCATCTGGGTGGAACTCTAGGAACCAGCGCACCAGACATGATTTGTCAAAGGCACGCCTTCGTGCGATTGAGAGTTCTCTAGAAAATGGGCAAATTTGGGTTCCTCCATCTCCATCCCACAGAAAGACTTGGGAGGAAGAA GCACACATTGAGCGGGCTTTGCACGACCATTTCCTCTTCAGAAAGCTTACTGATTCTCAGTGTCAGGTGTTATTGGACTGCATGGAAAGGGTTGAGTTCCAGCCTGGAGATGTTGTTGTTAGACAG GGTGGTGAAGGTGACTGCTTTTATGTTGTTGGCAGTGGAGAATTTGAGGTGTTGGCGACCCAG GAAGAAAAGAATGGAGAGGTTCCGAGGGTTCTGCAGCACTATACAGCTGATAAATTGTCATCCTTTGGAGAACTAGCGCTAAT GCATAACAAACCACTCCAGGCCTCTGTTCGTGCTGTGACCAGTGGAACTCTTTGGGCTTTGAAAAGAGAAGACTTCCGTGGAATTTTAACGTCAGAGTTTTCTAATTTGTCGTATTTGAAGTTGCTTCGATCGGTGGATCTTCTATCAAGGCTGACAATCTTACAGCTGAGCCATATTGCCGATTCTCTGTCTGAAGTTTCCTTCTCAGAAGGGCAGACGATAGTCAGTGAG AGTGAACGCCTAGTTGGATTATACATTATCCAGAAGGGAAAAGTGAGGATtacttttgatgcaaattcagtTAGTAGTCCAGTTGTCCGGAGTCTGAAGTCTGACTATCAAAAAAAAGATGATCATCCTCAGAGCAGTAAAGAGCTCTCAGTGGAGAAGACGGAGGGAAGCTGCTTTGGTGAATGGGCACTTCTTGGAGAACATATTGATTTGTTTACTGCAGTTGCTGTGGGAGATGTCACCTGTGCTGTTTTAACAAAGGAGAATTTTGATTCAGTCATTGGCCCTTTGACAAAGCTTTCTCAGGATGATCGGAA GTCAAGGGATTATTCTTCTGACGTTCCAAAGGGATCTGCCAAGAACGTTGATATTTCTGCTCTTACTAAAGTCCAGTTGTCTGATCTG GATTGGAGAACAATTTTATATAGCACTGACTGCAGTGAGATTGGACTTGTATGTTTAAGAGATTCAG AAAAATTGCTTAGTTTGAAAAGGTTTTCAAAGCAAAAGGTCAGAAGGATGGGAAAGGAAGCACAAGTGTTAAGAGAGAAGGATCTAATCAAGAGTATGAGTTCTTCAGCATGTGTGCCACAGTTTCTGTGCACATGTGTTGATCAGACACATGCTGGCATACTGTATAATACTTGCCTTGCTTGTCCGTTGGCTTCGATACTTCGCACTCCCCTTGATGAACCATCTGCCAAATTTTGTGCAGCCTCTCTAGTTGCTGGTTTGGCAGATCTCCATAAG AATGACGTTCTCTACAGAGGCTTGTCTCCTGATGTTTTAATGTTGGACCAAACAGGATATTTGCAG CTAGTAGACTTCAGGTTTGGCAAGAAGTTATCTGGTGAAAGGACATATACAATTTGTGGAATGGTGGACTTTTTAGCTCCAGAGGTAGTCCAGGGAAAAGGCCATGGTTTCCCAGCTGACTG GTGGGCATTAGGAGTGTTGATATACTTCATGCTACAGGGTGAAATGCCATTCGGCTCATGGAGACAAAGTGAGCTTGATACATTTGCAAAGATCGCAAAGGGACAGCTAACTCTACCGCAAACTTTTAGTCCTGAAGTTGTTGATCTCATCACTAAG TTACTCGAGGTTGATGAAAACACCAGACTAGGAAGCCAAGGTTATGAATCTGTCAAAAGGCATCCCTGGTTTGATGGTATTGATTGGGAAGGGATCAAAGACAGTAGTTTGCCTGTTCCTCATGAGATCACATCTCGTATAACTCAACATTTGGGAAGTCACTCCGAGGACTGTTCTGTTCCTCTAGCTTCTCCATCTCGAAATGGAGAAGAACTCGATACCCCTGAATGGTTTGACGACTGGTAG
- the LOC137742449 gene encoding protein phosphatase 2C and cyclic nucleotide-binding/kinase domain-containing protein-like isoform X2 translates to MGCVYSRVCIGELCTPRVPKLKESQDVRSTEIPVFSPTSSNGEVGELRDQFNQTGLTGDAEMGITRLRRVSSQFLPPNGSRTVKVPSGNFEMRYSYLSQRGYYPDALDKANQDSFCIHTPFGTNPDDHFFGVFDGHGEFGAQCSQFVKRKLCENLLRNNKFQVDAVEACHSAFIATNSQLHADILDDSMSGTTAITVLVRGRTICIANSGDSRAVIAERKGDDIVAVDLSIDQTPFRVDELKRVKLCGARVLTLDQIEGLKNPDVQCWGTEESDDGDPPRLWVPNGMYPGTAFTRSLGDSIAETIGVVANPEIVVLELTQNNPFFVLASDGVFEFLSSQAVVDMVAKFKDPRDACAAIVAESYKLWLQYETRTDDITVIVVHMSIGQSVSPAGALRPPVPQVVEVTGCESPSPSGWNSRNQRTRHDLSKARLRAIESSLENGQIWVPPSPSHRKTWEEEAHIERALHDHFLFRKLTDSQCQVLLDCMERVEFQPGDVVVRQGGEGDCFYVVGSGEFEVLATQEEKNGEVPRVLQHYTADKLSSFGELALMHNKPLQASVRAVTSGTLWALKREDFRGILTSEFSNLSYLKLLRSVDLLSRLTILQLSHIADSLSEVSFSEGQTIVSESERLVGLYIIQKGKVRITFDANSVSSPVVRSLKSDYQKKDDHPQSSKELSVEKTEGSCFGEWALLGEHIDLFTAVAVGDVTCAVLTKENFDSVIGPLTKLSQDDRKSRDYSSDVPKGSAKNVDISALTKVQLSDLDWRTILYSTDCSEIGLVCLRDSEKLLSLKRFSKQKVRRMGKEAQVLREKDLIKSMSSSACVPQFLCTCVDQTHAGILYNTCLACPLASILRTPLDEPSAKFCAASLVAGLADLHKNDVLYRGLSPDVLMLDQTGYLQLVDFRFGKKLSGERTYTICGMVDFLAPEVVQGKGHGFPADWWALGVLIYFMLQGEMPFGSWRQSELDTFAKIAKGQLTLPQTFSPEVVDLITKLLEVDENTRLGSQGYESVKRHPWFDGIDWEGIKDSSLPVPHEITSRITQHLGSHSEDCSVPLASPSRNGEELDTPEWFDDW, encoded by the exons atGGGTTGTGTGTATTCGAGAGTTTGCATTGGAGAGCTTTGTACTCCAAGAGTTCCGAAATTGAAAGAGAGTCAGGATGTGAGGAGCACTGAGATCCCAGTGTTCTCTCCTACTTCCTCCAATGGAGAAGTAGGTGAGCTCAGAGACCAATTCAACCAGACTGGCTTAACTGGGGATGCTGAGATGGGTATAACTAGGCTCCGTAGGGTTTCATCACAGTTTCTGCCCCCCAATGGGTCAAGAACTGTCAAGGTCCCTTCAGGAAACTTTGAAATGCGGTATTCGTATTTGTCTCAGAGAGGTTATTACCCTGATGCTCTTGATAAGGCTAACCAAGATAGCTTTTGCATCCACACACCATTTGGGACAAACCCGGATGATCATTTCTTCGGGGTCTTTGATGGTCATGGAGAATTCGGAGCTCAGTGTTCGCAGTTTGTGAAAAGAAAGTTGTGTGAGAATTTGCTTAGGAATAATAAATTTCAAGTGGATGCTGTTGAAGCATGCCATTCTGCATTTATCGCAACCAATTCTCAGTTGCACGCTGATATTTTGGATGATAGCATGAGCGGGACAACTGCAATTACGGTTTTGGTTCGAGGCAGGACGATATGCATTGCGAATTCGGGTGATTCAAGGGCTGTTATAGCAGAGAGGAAAGGGGATGACATTGTAGCTGTGGACCTTTCAATTGATCAAACCCCATTTAGAGTGGACGAGCTCAAAAGGGTTAAGCTTTGTGGTGCAAGAGTTCTTACATTGGATCAAATTGAAGGGCTGAAGAATCCAGATGTGCAGTGTTGGGGAACCGAAGAAAGCGATGATGGTGATCCGCCTAGATTGTGGGTGCCAAATGGAATGTATCCTGGGACAGCTTTTACAAGGAGTCTTGGTGATTCAATTGCTGAGACAATTGGGGTTGTTGCGAACCCTGAAATCGTGGTTTTAGAGCTTACACAGAATAATCCTTTCTTTGTTCTTGCTAGTGATGGAGTTTTTGAGTTCCTTTCTAGCCAAGCTGTGGTGGATATG GTTGCAAAATTTAAAGATCCCCGTGATGCTTGTGCTGCAATTGTAGCTGAATCGTATAAACTCTGGCTGCAGTATGAAACTCGTACAGATGATATTACAGTGATCGTTGTGCAT ATGTCCATTGGTCAATCAGTAAGCCCTGCTGGTGCTTTACGACCACCTGTTCCTCAAGTTGTAGAGGTTACAGGATGTGAATCTCCTTCACCATCTGGGTGGAACTCTAGGAACCAGCGCACCAGACATGATTTGTCAAAGGCACGCCTTCGTGCGATTGAGAGTTCTCTAGAAAATGGGCAAATTTGGGTTCCTCCATCTCCATCCCACAGAAAGACTTGGGAGGAAGAA GCACACATTGAGCGGGCTTTGCACGACCATTTCCTCTTCAGAAAGCTTACTGATTCTCAGTGTCAGGTGTTATTGGACTGCATGGAAAGGGTTGAGTTCCAGCCTGGAGATGTTGTTGTTAGACAG GGTGGTGAAGGTGACTGCTTTTATGTTGTTGGCAGTGGAGAATTTGAGGTGTTGGCGACCCAG GAAGAAAAGAATGGAGAGGTTCCGAGGGTTCTGCAGCACTATACAGCTGATAAATTGTCATCCTTTGGAGAACTAGCGCTAAT GCATAACAAACCACTCCAGGCCTCTGTTCGTGCTGTGACCAGTGGAACTCTTTGGGCTTTGAAAAGAGAAGACTTCCGTGGAATTTTAACGTCAGAGTTTTCTAATTTGTCGTATTTGAAGTTGCTTCGATCGGTGGATCTTCTATCAAGGCTGACAATCTTACAGCTGAGCCATATTGCCGATTCTCTGTCTGAAGTTTCCTTCTCAGAAGGGCAGACGATAGTCAGTGAG AGTGAACGCCTAGTTGGATTATACATTATCCAGAAGGGAAAAGTGAGGATtacttttgatgcaaattcagtTAGTAGTCCAGTTGTCCGGAGTCTGAAGTCTGACTATCAAAAAAAAGATGATCATCCTCAGAGCAGTAAAGAGCTCTCAGTGGAGAAGACGGAGGGAAGCTGCTTTGGTGAATGGGCACTTCTTGGAGAACATATTGATTTGTTTACTGCAGTTGCTGTGGGAGATGTCACCTGTGCTGTTTTAACAAAGGAGAATTTTGATTCAGTCATTGGCCCTTTGACAAAGCTTTCTCAGGATGATCGGAA GTCAAGGGATTATTCTTCTGACGTTCCAAAGGGATCTGCCAAGAACGTTGATATTTCTGCTCTTACTAAAGTCCAGTTGTCTGATCTG GATTGGAGAACAATTTTATATAGCACTGACTGCAGTGAGATTGGACTTGTATGTTTAAGAGATTCAG AAAAATTGCTTAGTTTGAAAAGGTTTTCAAAGCAAAAGGTCAGAAGGATGGGAAAGGAAGCACAAGTGTTAAGAGAGAAGGATCTAATCAAGAGTATGAGTTCTTCAGCATGTGTGCCACAGTTTCTGTGCACATGTGTTGATCAGACACATGCTGGCATACTGTATAATACTTGCCTTGCTTGTCCGTTGGCTTCGATACTTCGCACTCCCCTTGATGAACCATCTGCCAAATTTTGTGCAGCCTCTCTAGTTGCTGGTTTGGCAGATCTCCATAAG AATGACGTTCTCTACAGAGGCTTGTCTCCTGATGTTTTAATGTTGGACCAAACAGGATATTTGCAG CTAGTAGACTTCAGGTTTGGCAAGAAGTTATCTGGTGAAAGGACATATACAATTTGTGGAATGGTGGACTTTTTAGCTCCAGAGGTAGTCCAGGGAAAAGGCCATGGTTTCCCAGCTGACTG GTGGGCATTAGGAGTGTTGATATACTTCATGCTACAGGGTGAAATGCCATTCGGCTCATGGAGACAAAGTGAGCTTGATACATTTGCAAAGATCGCAAAGGGACAGCTAACTCTACCGCAAACTTTTAGTCCTGAAGTTGTTGATCTCATCACTAAG TTACTCGAGGTTGATGAAAACACCAGACTAGGAAGCCAAGGTTATGAATCTGTCAAAAGGCATCCCTGGTTTGATGGTATTGATTGGGAAGGGATCAAAGACAGTAGTTTGCCTGTTCCTCATGAGATCACATCTCGTATAACTCAACATTTGGGAAGTCACTCCGAGGACTGTTCTGTTCCTCTAGCTTCTCCATCTCGAAATGGAGAAGAACTCGATACCCCTGAATGGTTTGACGACTGGTAG